The Paenibacillus sophorae genome has a segment encoding these proteins:
- a CDS encoding DUF1572 family protein: MIELVKDALDYMNSQLNSIEKSLLLLSDEQIWTKINPGMNSIGNYCLHLAGNEYQNFVTAVGGRPLIRERSKEFTAEGGFSRDGLVEKLKEVRSQSEAILSSLSEADLNREVTVPYDVGDWNRMKRGQASGEDAKDVKSIRTLLLRISAHYGYHTGQIVLLAKILSRTEKHISGNYH; the protein is encoded by the coding sequence ATGATTGAACTGGTCAAAGACGCGCTGGATTATATGAACAGTCAGCTAAATAGCATTGAAAAAAGCCTGCTGCTCCTGTCGGATGAGCAAATTTGGACAAAAATAAATCCTGGCATGAACAGCATCGGTAATTACTGCCTGCACCTTGCGGGCAACGAATATCAGAATTTCGTAACCGCTGTTGGCGGCAGGCCGTTGATTCGGGAGCGCTCCAAGGAATTTACCGCAGAGGGCGGTTTTTCCCGGGATGGGCTTGTCGAGAAGCTGAAAGAAGTGAGAAGCCAATCGGAAGCGATTCTCTCTTCTTTGTCGGAAGCGGACTTGAACCGTGAGGTTACCGTTCCTTATGATGTTGGAGACTGGAACCGGATGAAACGCGGGCAGGCTTCCGGAGAAGACGCCAAGGACGTCAAAAGCATTCGTACTCTTTTACTGAGGATATCGGCGCATTACGGCTATCATACCGGACAGATCGTTCTGTTGGCCAAAATTTTGTCCCGGACGGAGAAGCATATATCGGGAAATTATCATTAA
- a CDS encoding aldo/keto reductase has translation MTNSVNEASKTEIEQANTRSRIALPDGAAVPRIGQGTWNIGEDASRRSEEVEALRLGVGLGMNLIDTAEMYGEGRSETLVGEAMQGIRDKVFLVSKVYPHNAGLKRIVKSCEDSLNRLRTDCLDLYLLHWRGSVPLEETVEGMERLVQQGKIARWGVSNFDTDDMEELFRLARGTHCVTNQVLYHLGSRGIEFDLLPWQRERQMPLMAYSPLAQAGALRKGLVQNEAVREIAAAHGASPLQVLLAWCIREGDVIAIPKAASREHVLQNAAAALIDLSEEELRLLDKAFPEPVRKMPLDII, from the coding sequence ATGACCAACTCCGTTAATGAAGCAAGCAAAACCGAAATCGAACAGGCCAATACCCGGAGCCGGATTGCGCTGCCGGATGGAGCGGCCGTGCCCCGAATCGGGCAGGGAACCTGGAATATCGGCGAGGATGCTTCCCGCAGGAGTGAAGAGGTGGAGGCGCTCAGGCTGGGAGTTGGGCTCGGGATGAATCTGATCGACACCGCGGAGATGTATGGGGAAGGACGCTCCGAGACTTTGGTGGGTGAAGCGATGCAGGGTATCCGGGACAAGGTTTTTCTTGTCTCCAAAGTATACCCGCATAACGCCGGGCTAAAGCGCATCGTCAAAAGCTGTGAGGACAGCCTAAATCGCCTGCGGACCGATTGTCTGGACTTGTACCTGCTGCACTGGAGAGGCAGCGTTCCGCTGGAGGAAACGGTAGAGGGCATGGAGCGGCTGGTGCAGCAGGGGAAAATTGCAAGATGGGGCGTATCCAATTTCGATACGGACGATATGGAAGAATTGTTCCGGCTTGCCCGGGGAACACACTGCGTAACGAACCAGGTATTGTACCATTTGGGATCGCGCGGGATTGAGTTCGATCTGCTCCCCTGGCAGCGTGAGAGACAAATGCCGCTTATGGCGTATTCACCGCTTGCCCAGGCAGGGGCGCTGCGGAAAGGCCTTGTCCAGAACGAAGCGGTCAGAGAAATTGCCGCGGCCCATGGAGCTTCTCCCCTGCAGGTTCTCCTTGCCTGGTGCATCCGGGAAGGAGACGTGATTGCGATTCCCAAAGCTGCTTCCCGCGAACATGTGCTTCAGAACGCGGCGGCGGCATTAATAGACTTAAGCGAGGAGGAATTACGGCTGCTCGATAAGGCGTTTCCCGAGCCGGTACGGAAAATGCCGCTGGATATAATTTGA
- a CDS encoding 2-hydroxyacid dehydrogenase: MKPKALVYSKLPEEVLEYVREHCETSSFDAPDNTPGSPFTEALKDAEGLLGAGLKVDAAFLDRAPQLKIVSNISVGYDNLIIPEISRRGIMATNTPGVLNDTVADTIFGLLVATARRMPELDRYVRNGQWKDSRDDVQFGLDVHHKTLGIIGLGGIGEKIVQRARFGFDMDIIYHNRSRNPKLEEQYGAVYRTLDELLVEADFVCLMTPLTPETRGMIGEREFKLMKKSAIFINGSRGATVDEEALIEALHSGTIWAAGLDVYVQEPLPDNHPLLSLDNAVLLPHIGSATRETRLEMAWTAARNLVAGLEGKTPPNLIQA, encoded by the coding sequence ATGAAACCAAAAGCGCTTGTATACAGCAAACTACCCGAAGAAGTATTGGAATACGTAAGGGAGCACTGTGAAACGTCCAGTTTCGATGCCCCGGACAACACACCCGGCTCCCCTTTTACGGAAGCGCTGAAGGATGCGGAGGGACTGCTCGGGGCGGGACTGAAGGTCGATGCGGCATTTCTGGACCGTGCCCCCCAGCTGAAAATCGTGAGCAATATTTCCGTTGGATACGATAATTTAATTATTCCCGAAATCAGCCGACGCGGAATAATGGCGACCAATACACCGGGAGTTCTGAACGATACGGTAGCCGATACTATTTTCGGTCTGCTGGTGGCAACGGCGCGCCGGATGCCGGAGCTGGACCGTTATGTCCGGAACGGGCAGTGGAAGGATTCGAGAGATGACGTCCAGTTTGGCCTTGATGTGCATCATAAAACCCTTGGCATTATCGGACTTGGCGGTATCGGAGAGAAAATCGTTCAGCGCGCCCGGTTCGGATTCGATATGGATATTATTTATCATAACCGTTCGCGCAATCCCAAGCTGGAGGAACAGTACGGTGCGGTTTACCGCACACTCGACGAGCTGCTGGTGGAGGCGGATTTTGTGTGCCTCATGACGCCGCTAACGCCGGAGACCCGGGGGATGATCGGCGAACGCGAGTTTAAGCTAATGAAGAAGAGCGCTATTTTTATAAACGGATCAAGAGGGGCCACAGTCGATGAAGAGGCGTTGATCGAAGCGCTGCACAGCGGAACAATCTGGGCGGCAGGTCTGGATGTGTACGTGCAGGAGCCGCTTCCGGACAATCATCCGCTCCTTTCGCTCGATAATGCCGTTCTGCTGCCGCATATCGGTTCGGCTACACGGGAGACTAGGCTGGAAATGGCCTGGACGGCGGCGAGAAATCTGGTGGCGGGGCTTGAAGGCAAGACGCCTCCGAATCTGATTCAGGCATAA
- a CDS encoding 8-oxoguanine deaminase has protein sequence MSTLLIKNARNIITMDAERRCHPGGSLFIEGQEIKAIGTNIPYENADTVIDASGKIVYPGLINTHHHLYQTFTRNIPWAQDCELFDWLLTLYEIWRHMRPEDVYLSAMVGLGELLKTGCTTASDHFYCFPDAISGELIDEEIRAAGELGIRFYPTRGSMNLGRSQGGLPPDEVTQSAEVILRDTRRVIETYHDASKFAMVRVGVAPCSPFSVSEDLLRESARLARSYGVRMHTHLAETKDEEDFCLAKLGLRPLEYMEKTGWIGRDVWYAHGIHFSGDEIHRMGACGCGVAHCPSSNMKLSSGVFPVRSMLQAGVHVGLGVDGSASNDASNLLGEARQAYLLHKLTAGSAGPTAEESLWLGTVGSSRVLGWEDAIGSLEVGKAGDLFMIDSRRLEYAGALFNDTALPVVTGISQNVDMTVVGGRIVVKDGRLVHIEEERIAEAAGAAALRMVLTASRRTGVNYLKHRGRA, from the coding sequence ATGAGCACACTGCTGATCAAGAATGCCCGCAATATCATCACCATGGATGCGGAGCGCCGCTGTCACCCGGGAGGAAGCCTGTTCATCGAAGGTCAGGAAATCAAAGCCATCGGGACTAACATCCCCTATGAGAACGCCGACACCGTCATTGACGCATCGGGAAAGATCGTTTATCCGGGGCTGATCAACACCCACCATCATTTATATCAGACATTCACCCGGAACATCCCGTGGGCTCAGGACTGCGAGCTGTTCGACTGGCTGCTGACGCTGTACGAGATTTGGCGCCATATGCGGCCGGAGGATGTATATCTGAGCGCAATGGTTGGTTTGGGCGAACTGCTCAAGACCGGCTGCACGACCGCTTCTGATCACTTTTACTGTTTTCCGGACGCAATCAGCGGAGAGTTGATTGATGAAGAAATCCGCGCCGCCGGAGAGCTCGGCATCCGTTTTTACCCGACGCGGGGCTCAATGAATCTTGGCAGGTCGCAAGGAGGGCTTCCGCCGGATGAGGTGACACAGTCGGCCGAGGTCATTCTAAGGGACACCCGCCGGGTTATAGAAACCTATCATGACGCCTCCAAGTTTGCCATGGTTCGCGTCGGTGTCGCGCCTTGCTCGCCTTTTTCGGTGTCCGAAGATCTGCTGCGGGAATCCGCCCGCTTGGCACGCAGCTACGGCGTTCGGATGCATACCCATCTGGCCGAGACGAAGGATGAGGAAGACTTCTGTCTGGCGAAGCTTGGGCTCCGTCCGCTGGAATACATGGAGAAGACGGGATGGATCGGCCGCGATGTGTGGTACGCGCACGGCATCCATTTTAGCGGCGATGAAATACACAGGATGGGCGCCTGCGGCTGCGGGGTCGCCCATTGTCCGAGCAGCAACATGAAGCTGTCGTCAGGGGTGTTCCCCGTTCGGAGCATGCTGCAGGCGGGCGTTCACGTCGGACTCGGCGTGGACGGTTCGGCATCCAACGATGCGTCCAATCTGCTTGGGGAAGCGCGTCAAGCCTACCTGCTGCACAAGCTGACCGCCGGAAGCGCAGGCCCTACGGCTGAGGAAAGCTTATGGCTCGGTACGGTCGGATCTTCGAGAGTGCTCGGCTGGGAGGATGCGATCGGATCTTTAGAGGTCGGCAAAGCCGGAGACCTGTTCATGATCGACTCTCGCCGATTGGAGTATGCCGGCGCTTTGTTCAACGACACGGCCCTGCCCGTCGTGACAGGTATCAGCCAGAACGTGGATATGACGGTCGTCGGCGGACGGATTGTCGTGAAAGACGGACGACTCGTGCATATCGAGGAAGAACGGATTGCGGAAGCCGCGGGGGCCGCGGCTCTCCGGATGGTTCTGACGGCATCAAGACGAACCGGCGTCAATTATCTCAAGCATCGCGGACGTGCCTGA
- a CDS encoding PTS mannitol transporter subunit IICB, giving the protein MATLATKQSASGGARVKVQQLGRLLSGMVMPNIGAFIAWGLITALFIPTGWAPNEHLAKLVGPVITYLLPLLIGYTGGTMVHGKRGGVIGALVTMGVIIGSDIPMFLGAMLVGPLAGWVLKMFDRAVDGKIKAGFEMLVNNFSLGIIGGALALGAYTGIGPSIQGLTNILSSGVQFLVNNHLLPLVNIIIEPAKILFLNNAINHGILSPIAVQQAASAGKSILFMLESNPGPGLGILLAYWLAGKGSAKSSAPGAIIIHFLGGIHEIYFPYILMNPRLILAVIGGGVTGTFTFQLLGAGLSASPSPGSIFAYMAMTPKGGYLPMFAGVIAATAVSFLIASLLLKTVKESKEEMDLEEASAKLKGMKTAGAAPQIATAQSVTAQNATASIASGNVRSKGDVKKIVFACDAGMGSSAMGASVLRKKLQNAGVHVTVVNSPVSEIPTDADIVVTQKTLTDRAIANNPKAEHISIDNFLKSPKYDELVERLS; this is encoded by the coding sequence ATGGCTACACTGGCAACGAAGCAATCTGCATCCGGCGGTGCCCGGGTAAAGGTACAACAGCTCGGCCGTCTGTTAAGCGGAATGGTAATGCCCAATATCGGCGCATTTATCGCTTGGGGATTAATTACCGCTTTATTCATTCCGACAGGGTGGGCGCCTAACGAGCACCTGGCCAAGCTGGTAGGACCTGTCATCACTTATCTGCTGCCGCTTCTGATCGGTTACACAGGCGGAACGATGGTTCACGGCAAGCGCGGCGGGGTTATCGGGGCCTTGGTCACAATGGGCGTAATCATCGGCTCGGATATTCCGATGTTCCTGGGTGCGATGCTCGTCGGTCCCTTGGCCGGCTGGGTGTTGAAAATGTTTGACCGCGCGGTAGACGGCAAGATTAAAGCGGGCTTTGAAATGCTCGTCAACAACTTCTCGCTGGGCATCATCGGCGGTGCTCTGGCTCTGGGCGCTTACACTGGTATCGGACCTTCTATTCAAGGGTTGACGAACATCCTGTCGAGCGGCGTGCAATTTCTAGTCAACAATCACCTGCTGCCACTTGTCAACATTATCATTGAGCCGGCCAAGATACTGTTCCTGAACAACGCGATCAACCACGGGATCTTAAGCCCGATTGCTGTCCAGCAAGCAGCCAGCGCAGGCAAGTCGATTCTGTTCATGCTTGAATCCAATCCGGGTCCCGGTCTTGGCATTCTGCTGGCTTACTGGCTCGCAGGCAAGGGTTCGGCCAAGTCGTCCGCTCCCGGCGCAATCATCATTCACTTCCTGGGCGGTATTCACGAAATTTATTTCCCGTACATTCTGATGAATCCGCGTCTGATCCTGGCGGTCATCGGCGGCGGTGTGACAGGAACTTTCACCTTCCAACTTCTTGGAGCGGGCTTGTCGGCTTCCCCTTCGCCGGGCAGTATCTTTGCCTATATGGCCATGACGCCTAAAGGCGGATATCTTCCGATGTTTGCCGGCGTTATCGCAGCGACAGCCGTCTCCTTCTTAATTGCCTCGCTGCTGCTGAAGACCGTCAAGGAGAGCAAAGAAGAAATGGATCTGGAAGAAGCATCGGCCAAATTAAAAGGGATGAAAACGGCAGGCGCAGCGCCTCAAATCGCAACGGCTCAATCCGTAACAGCTCAAAATGCAACCGCCTCCATTGCGTCCGGAAATGTCCGCAGCAAAGGCGACGTCAAAAAAATCGTGTTTGCCTGCGACGCGGGCATGGGTTCCAGCGCCATGGGCGCCTCCGTGCTAAGAAAAAAATTGCAAAACGCCGGCGTTCATGTGACGGTAGTCAATTCCCCGGTCAGTGAAATTCCGACCGATGCCGACATTGTGGTTACGCAAAAGACACTGACAGACCGGGCAATCGCGAATAATCCGAAGGCCGAGCATATTTCAATTGATAATTTCCTGAAGAGTCCGAAATATGACGAACTGGTTGAACGCTTGAGTTAA
- a CDS encoding BglG family transcription antiterminator, whose product MIRKITARQRQMIQLLLDNREEITAAEIAGNIGVSVRTVHREMEETEHILQDFGLTLSRKSGKGIQMNGPETGLGQLRHFLRAEKPAEYSGEERKIFELCSLIETEEPLKLFALAHTLKVTVATVSNDLDELEPWVRKFGLQLVRRRGYGVEIAGVEADKRRALCRLAAEHLDQSDLVGRGPQPEGEGSPVFRKLLAAVGQSRLLNVENILWDMEWNWTAELPESVYMELLLGLSVAVRRWEIGMIIRNSEDAAYSLMTDHRNISGAEQFVKRLENEMNFALPKTEHLYIAELFDRAQESSAPDDFVHGDIGLMGMVYRLTDQVVKRTGFSFHSDRILREGLLEHVEQALRRIREGTRIRNPLLGPIRKDYQYLFRIIRDAVDELKLDLAVPDEEIAFLVMHFGASTERLNQLKRNVRAILVCASGLSSSRLLGERLRKEMPQLEILGNVSWYEAARMPEEDYDLIISTIDLPMEKDRYIRISPLLTAEEIDKLLRYIQNKAPAEDGSSSAGEEDPPVTGESVIGRLRSYKGLLDEIDGLVERFRYYSLSNEGMDLQDTIGAMFDKLSGSGVTDDPETLRKRLLEREKMASQVIPDTSLALFHTRSSHVLMSSLTLYRLQSPLTLDGNTEVRTILLMLAPKVLSKESLEVLSEISAMMLDTDLMRLLEERSEQEIRTYLSAELLRFFENKK is encoded by the coding sequence ATGATAAGGAAGATTACCGCCAGGCAGCGGCAGATGATTCAGCTGCTTCTGGACAATCGCGAGGAAATAACCGCTGCGGAAATCGCCGGGAACATCGGCGTTAGCGTGCGAACCGTCCACCGGGAGATGGAGGAAACCGAACACATCCTTCAGGATTTCGGGCTGACATTAAGCCGCAAATCCGGCAAGGGTATCCAAATGAACGGCCCGGAAACCGGACTAGGGCAGCTCAGGCACTTTTTGCGGGCGGAAAAACCTGCGGAATATTCCGGCGAGGAGCGAAAAATATTCGAGCTGTGCTCACTGATTGAGACGGAAGAGCCGCTAAAGCTGTTCGCCTTGGCACACACCTTGAAAGTAACAGTAGCTACCGTCAGCAACGATCTGGATGAACTGGAGCCATGGGTGCGCAAATTTGGACTACAGCTCGTTCGCAGAAGGGGCTATGGCGTCGAAATCGCCGGCGTCGAAGCCGACAAGCGGCGCGCACTTTGCAGGCTGGCAGCCGAGCATCTGGATCAGTCGGACCTGGTAGGCCGGGGGCCTCAACCCGAAGGAGAGGGAAGTCCGGTCTTCCGGAAGCTTCTCGCAGCTGTCGGACAGAGCAGACTGCTGAACGTGGAGAATATCCTGTGGGATATGGAGTGGAACTGGACGGCTGAACTGCCCGAGAGTGTCTACATGGAACTGCTGCTCGGCCTGTCCGTCGCCGTGAGGCGCTGGGAAATCGGAATGATCATCCGGAACTCCGAGGATGCGGCCTATTCGCTAATGACCGATCACCGGAATATTTCCGGCGCGGAACAGTTCGTCAAGCGGCTGGAGAACGAGATGAACTTTGCGCTTCCGAAAACGGAGCACTTATATATCGCTGAATTGTTTGACAGGGCGCAGGAGTCCAGTGCGCCAGATGATTTTGTGCATGGGGACATCGGACTGATGGGGATGGTATACCGTCTGACGGACCAGGTCGTCAAGCGCACCGGGTTCTCGTTCCATAGCGACCGTATTTTAAGAGAAGGTCTCCTTGAGCATGTCGAGCAGGCGCTCAGACGAATCCGCGAGGGCACCCGCATCCGCAATCCGCTGCTGGGACCCATCCGCAAGGATTACCAGTATCTGTTCCGCATTATCCGGGATGCGGTGGATGAATTGAAGCTGGATCTGGCCGTACCCGATGAGGAGATTGCCTTCCTGGTCATGCATTTCGGAGCCTCTACGGAACGGCTGAATCAACTGAAGCGGAATGTGCGAGCGATTCTAGTCTGTGCCAGCGGTCTAAGTTCATCCCGGCTGCTCGGAGAGCGGCTTAGAAAGGAAATGCCCCAACTTGAGATATTGGGCAATGTCTCCTGGTACGAGGCGGCCCGGATGCCGGAAGAGGACTACGACCTGATCATATCGACAATCGATCTTCCGATGGAAAAAGACAGATATATCCGAATTAGCCCGCTGCTGACGGCGGAAGAGATCGACAAACTTCTGCGCTACATCCAGAACAAGGCGCCGGCGGAAGACGGAAGCTCATCTGCCGGAGAAGAAGACCCGCCAGTGACAGGGGAATCGGTTATAGGCAGATTAAGGAGCTACAAAGGACTGCTCGATGAAATCGATGGGCTGGTCGAACGCTTCCGCTACTATTCACTGAGCAATGAAGGGATGGATCTGCAGGATACCATCGGTGCGATGTTTGATAAGCTGAGCGGCAGCGGCGTAACCGATGATCCGGAGACGCTGCGGAAGAGATTGCTGGAACGTGAAAAGATGGCCAGCCAGGTTATACCGGATACCAGTCTTGCTCTTTTTCATACACGCAGCAGCCATGTTCTCATGTCCTCGCTGACACTCTACCGGCTCCAGTCGCCGCTTACTTTGGACGGAAATACCGAGGTCAGAACGATTCTGCTAATGCTTGCCCCGAAGGTGCTGTCGAAGGAAAGCCTGGAAGTGCTTAGCGAGATAAGCGCAATGATGCTGGATACGGACCTGATGCGTCTGCTGGAGGAGAGGTCGGAGCAGGAGATCAGAACATATTTATCCGCCGAGCTTCTCCGTTTTTTCGAAAATAAAAAATGA
- a CDS encoding PTS sugar transporter subunit IIA — translation MSILSENKIMMNAVAKDKYEAIAIAGQLLVEGDHVTKDYIPKMLEREEVVSTYMGGGLAIPHGTKDAKPYIKSTGLSIARFPEGVDFGGDEPAFVVIGIAAAGDEHMEVLTNVAMIFTEDDAIERIMNAASPLDIIGIFEGGVQV, via the coding sequence ATGAGCATACTGTCAGAAAATAAAATTATGATGAACGCCGTCGCCAAAGACAAGTACGAGGCTATTGCAATCGCCGGCCAACTGCTGGTGGAGGGTGATCATGTCACGAAGGATTATATTCCGAAAATGCTGGAGCGGGAAGAAGTCGTATCCACATACATGGGAGGCGGACTCGCCATTCCCCACGGAACCAAGGATGCGAAGCCTTATATCAAATCCACGGGGCTGTCCATCGCCCGGTTTCCGGAAGGTGTTGATTTCGGAGGCGACGAGCCCGCGTTTGTGGTGATCGGCATAGCGGCCGCAGGAGATGAGCATATGGAAGTCCTTACTAATGTGGCTATGATTTTCACTGAAGACGACGCGATCGAACGGATTATGAACGCCGCAAGCCCTTTGGATATTATCGGGATTTTTGAGGGAGGCGTACAGGTATGA
- a CDS encoding mannitol-1-phosphate 5-dehydrogenase, with amino-acid sequence MKAVHFGAGNIGRGFIGLLLSQSGYEVTFVDVNEKMVHELRERGEYTVTLASEGRETVTVNNVTALSSASQEEEVMLAVANAHLITTAVGVSVLKHIAGVIAQGVALRVADSSAPLHIIACENAIGGSAQLKELVYARLDEETRSKADKTIAFPNAAVDRIVPIQQHRDILKVVVEPFHEWVVDSSQMIPGYHQIKGVHYVDNLEPYIERKLFTVNTGHCSAAYLGYLRGWETIQQAMEDEELTASVREVLEETGELLVQKHGFDRKEHGKYIDKILERFRNPALTDEVSRVGRSPIRKLSPGDRLVSPAMQAYERGLGFSALARSMAGALLFDVMEDPEAAELQASVAKAGARASLAKYTGIPPGHKIHELVLKHYDELKRVNELKLLNVLKQA; translated from the coding sequence ATGAAGGCAGTTCATTTTGGAGCAGGCAACATCGGAAGAGGCTTTATCGGCCTGCTGCTGTCGCAATCGGGCTATGAAGTGACCTTTGTGGACGTGAATGAAAAAATGGTTCATGAACTGCGGGAACGCGGTGAATATACCGTTACACTGGCCAGCGAAGGACGGGAAACGGTGACGGTGAACAATGTAACTGCGCTCAGCAGCGCCTCCCAGGAAGAGGAGGTGATGCTGGCAGTCGCCAATGCACATCTTATAACAACGGCGGTAGGTGTTTCTGTTCTGAAGCATATCGCGGGTGTCATTGCCCAGGGTGTGGCCCTTCGGGTGGCGGACTCATCCGCCCCGCTTCATATCATCGCCTGCGAGAATGCAATAGGCGGCAGCGCGCAGCTTAAAGAGCTTGTCTACGCCAGACTTGACGAGGAAACGCGAAGCAAGGCTGATAAAACGATCGCTTTTCCAAACGCTGCAGTGGACCGGATCGTACCGATTCAGCAGCATAGGGATATTTTGAAAGTAGTCGTGGAGCCGTTTCATGAATGGGTCGTGGATTCCTCACAAATGATTCCAGGCTATCACCAAATTAAGGGAGTCCATTACGTCGACAATCTGGAGCCTTACATCGAGCGCAAACTGTTCACGGTGAATACCGGACACTGCTCGGCGGCCTATCTCGGCTATCTTCGCGGGTGGGAAACGATCCAGCAGGCGATGGAGGATGAAGAACTTACCGCCTCTGTGCGGGAAGTGCTCGAAGAGACAGGGGAATTACTGGTGCAAAAGCACGGCTTCGACCGTAAAGAGCATGGCAAATATATCGATAAAATTCTGGAACGCTTCAGAAATCCGGCGCTGACGGATGAAGTGTCCCGGGTCGGGCGTTCCCCGATCCGTAAGCTTTCCCCGGGTGACCGCCTCGTCTCACCCGCGATGCAAGCTTATGAGAGGGGCCTCGGCTTCTCGGCGCTGGCAAGATCGATGGCCGGGGCGCTGCTGTTCGATGTGATGGAAGATCCCGAAGCTGCCGAGCTTCAGGCTTCCGTGGCCAAAGCCGGAGCCCGGGCGTCGCTGGCCAAGTATACAGGGATTCCGCCAGGTCATAAGATTCATGAATTGGTCCTGAAACATTACGATGAATTAAAGCGTGTTAACGAATTGAAGCTGCTAAATGTATTAAAGCAAGCCTAG
- a CDS encoding M42 family metallopeptidase, whose translation MNQETLNMFKTLTELPSAPGFERELRKLVKEAMAPYTDEFVHDRLGSLFGVLRGDVNGPKIMVAGHFDEVGFMVTGITDNGMIRFQPLGGWLASAVSSQRLQIITPKGAITGVVGSTPIHLLSQEERAKGGDIKSMFIDIGAESREEAMEFGAALGQQIVPVCPFTPLANPKKILAKAWDNRYGVGLAIELVKALSGKKLPNTVFAGATVQEEVGLRGAQTSANLLQPDIFFGLDASAASDMTGDKKAFGRLGDGALLRIFDPTMITHRGMLEYVQDTADTHRIKYQYFVSQGGTDAGQVHVSGIGIPSAVIGICSRYIHTSASMIHTDDIDAARELLIKLVEGLDHTTLQTIIERS comes from the coding sequence ATGAACCAGGAAACACTTAATATGTTCAAAACCCTTACCGAATTACCTTCCGCCCCCGGTTTCGAACGTGAACTGCGCAAGCTTGTAAAAGAAGCCATGGCTCCGTATACCGATGAATTTGTCCATGACCGTCTCGGCAGCCTGTTCGGTGTGCTTCGCGGCGATGTTAACGGGCCGAAAATTATGGTAGCCGGCCATTTTGACGAAGTAGGCTTTATGGTTACCGGAATAACCGATAACGGAATGATCCGTTTTCAGCCGCTTGGCGGCTGGCTGGCTTCGGCGGTCAGCTCCCAGCGGCTGCAAATTATTACGCCTAAAGGGGCGATTACGGGTGTCGTCGGCAGTACGCCAATACATCTGCTCAGCCAGGAAGAGCGCGCAAAGGGCGGTGACATCAAATCGATGTTCATCGATATCGGCGCGGAAAGCCGCGAGGAAGCGATGGAATTCGGCGCTGCTCTCGGCCAGCAGATCGTTCCCGTCTGTCCCTTTACCCCGCTTGCCAATCCGAAAAAAATATTGGCCAAAGCATGGGACAACCGTTACGGCGTCGGGCTTGCCATTGAGCTGGTCAAGGCGCTCAGCGGTAAAAAGCTGCCGAACACCGTCTTTGCCGGCGCTACCGTACAGGAAGAAGTCGGCCTGCGGGGTGCGCAAACGTCGGCCAACCTTCTTCAGCCGGATATTTTCTTCGGACTTGACGCAAGTGCCGCCTCGGACATGACAGGGGACAAGAAGGCGTTCGGGCGGCTTGGCGATGGCGCGCTGCTGCGCATCTTTGATCCAACGATGATTACCCATCGCGGGATGCTGGAATATGTACAGGATACGGCAGATACACACCGGATCAAGTATCAGTATTTTGTCTCCCAGGGCGGGACGGATGCAGGCCAGGTTCACGTAAGCGGAATCGGCATTCCCTCCGCCGTGATCGGCATCTGCTCGCGGTATATTCATACTTCCGCATCCATGATCCATACCGACGATATCGACGCGGCCAGAGAACTGCTGATCAAGCTGGTAGAAGGACTCGATCATACTACTTTGCAGACTATTATTGAGCGAAGCTGA
- the spoVAC gene encoding stage V sporulation protein AC encodes MQLDSLTPQVYKQMAKKHEPSRPVLKNCFRAFLSGGLICVIGQAIQGAFMANFNMSSKQAASPTVAVMILISVILTCFGVYDKLAQWCGAGTAVPVTGFANSMCSAALEHRAEGIVLGVGANMFKLAGSVIVFGVVAAFVVGIVYIFLGHGGGHL; translated from the coding sequence CTGCAGCTTGATTCCCTGACTCCGCAAGTTTACAAGCAGATGGCCAAAAAGCACGAACCTTCCAGGCCCGTACTTAAAAACTGCTTTCGCGCTTTTCTGTCGGGCGGCCTGATTTGCGTGATTGGACAGGCTATCCAGGGAGCGTTTATGGCTAACTTCAACATGAGTTCAAAGCAGGCGGCGAGCCCGACCGTTGCGGTAATGATCCTAATCTCCGTCATTCTCACCTGCTTCGGCGTATATGACAAGCTTGCCCAGTGGTGCGGCGCAGGGACGGCCGTTCCCGTAACCGGCTTCGCCAACAGCATGTGCTCAGCTGCGCTTGAACATCGTGCCGAAGGGATCGTGCTGGGCGTGGGAGCCAATATGTTCAAGCTTGCGGGCTCGGTTATTGTCTTCGGAGTCGTAGCCGCTTTTGTTGTCGGCATCGTCTACATCTTTCTTGGCCATGGGGGAGGACATTTATGA